In a single window of the Cucumis melo cultivar AY chromosome 11, USDA_Cmelo_AY_1.0, whole genome shotgun sequence genome:
- the LOC103501893 gene encoding embryo-specific protein ATS3A-like — protein MAYTRGTWPPFFALLLFSLLSATHCLLGNDKEKNCMYAVTVETSCTKGADTSNHVSLRFGDTNSNDIVVRRLNSKHVRRVDPLEPQVLDDISRKPFQVCMVDQFQVTGKCVTSPICYLYLKLSGADDWRPGFVQVRSLEGPHLSSNYFYFRRVLPRHVWHGFDTCPGEVTPFGIKRNRKV, from the exons ATGGCTTATACCCGCGGAACATGGCCGCCGTTTTTCgctcttcttctcttctctctacTCTCCGCCACCCATTGTCTCCTCGGTAACGATAAG GAGAAAAATTGTATGTACGCGGTGACCGTGGAAACAAGTTGCACGAAAGGAGCGGACACATCGAACCACGTCAGTCTGAGATTCGGGGACACGAATTCCAACGACATTGTGGTAAGACGTTTGAATTCGAAGCACGTGAGAAGAGTGGATCCTTTGGAACCTCAAGTTCTAGACGACATTTCGAGAAAACCCTTTCAAGTTTGTATGGTCGATCAGTTTCAAGTGACCGGAAAATGCGTCACCTCACCCATCTGTTACCTCTACCTTAAACTCTCCGGTGCCGACGACTGGCGCCCTGGTTTCGTCCAAGTCCGCTCGTTGGAGGGCCCACATCTCAGCTCCAATTATTTCTACTTCCGACGTGTATTGCCTCGTCACGTTTGGCATGGATTTGACACGTGTCCTGGTGAAGTCACTCCTTTTGGCATCAAACGCAATAGAAAGGTTTAA
- the LOC103501894 gene encoding chitinase 2-like, with translation MHQCFRNRRSIIKLQPIIMGSRIFFLFSFLGFLFAILPSVKAEPLKNTRLFREYIGAEDKNVGFSDVPIHSDVEFHFILSFAIDYTGSSSPSPTNGKFKVFWDEKNLTPSSISSIKAKHSNVKFALSLGGDTVGDGIFVFFKPKSITSWVNNAFKSISDIVKEYDLDGVDIDYEHFKASPDTFTECIGQLLQRLKSQNIISFASIAPFDDDTVQSHYMALWRKYGDLIDYVNFQFYSYGKGTTVSQFLNHFDTQSSNYEGGKVLASFATDGSGGLKPEKGFFKACNTLQSRGELHGIFVWSADDSKKNNFRNEIQAQNLLANAE, from the coding sequence ATGCATCAATGTTTTAGAAATCGAAGAAGTATCATTAAGCTTCAACCAATCATCATGGGTTCAAGGATATTCTTCCTATTTTCATTTCTAGGATTCCTATTTGCCATACTTCCATCAGTAAAGGCAGAGCCCTTAAAGAACACAAGACTATTCAGAGAATACATAGGAGCTGAAGAcaaaaatgttggattttcagATGTACCTATTCATTCAGATGTTGAATTCCACTTCATTCTCTCCTTTGCTATCGATTACACAGGATCATCTTCTCCTTCTCCAACAAATGGCAAGTTCAAAGTCTTTTGGGACGAAAAAAACCTCACGCCTTCTTCTATTTCTTCCATCAAGGCCAAGCATTCGAACGTCAAGTTTGCCCTCAGCCTCGGAGGTGATACAGTAGGTGATGGAATATTTGTATTCTTCAAACCCAAATCCATTACATCTTGGGTTAACAATGCTTTTAAGTCCATATCTGATATAGTGAAGGAGTATGATCTAGATGGGGTTGACATCGATTATGAACACTTCAAAGCATCCCCTGATACATTTACCGAGTGTATAGGGCAACTCCTACAACGACTCAAAAGTCAAAATATCATTTCCTTTGCATCCATTGCACCATTTGATGACGACACTGTGCAGTCACATTACATGGCTTTGTGGAGAAAGTATGGAGATCTAATAGACTATGTCAACTTCCAGTTCTATTCCTACGGAAAAGGCACAACAGTTTCTCAGTTTTTGAACCATTTCGATACCCAAAGCTCTAATTATGAAGGTGGTAAAGTTCTAGCAAGCTTTGCAACAGATGGAAGTGGAGGTTTGAAACCAGAAAAAGGGTTCTTCAAAGCATGCAACACCCTTCAAAGTAGGGGCGAACTTCATGGCATATTTGTTTGGTCAGCAGACGATTCGAAGAAGAACAATTTTCGTAATGAGATACAAGCACAAAACCTTTTGGCCAATGCAGAATGA
- the LOC103501895 gene encoding uncharacterized protein LOC103501895, whose amino-acid sequence MKTVTGSVVSSKPISISKAASTLSSFLSADNGASKALCAYLRRASDSFNELKHLHKELKSSPSVRKHLHHGSKVSNEFEAAMDNEYRVEDGDKKNSSVSEKKKRPDSKYRTTDKTSLRVQSDDEQSGKTAMENGGNGNLEDVSGKRKGGGLKIEIEDKPSGKVEMDVESSDVVAVEKKRKKHKKKSEDRHGDIEDDGRESGARLKHGKSQNTDNNCDNAEASGEFVENNVAKGKSRKKLEDKRSLGDVKDQVKSEDQRRGDIKEERSTDNDNGNGTDLVDLLTKKKKKRKQREEDDDFQKNSGEAMVKEEVPVLDSKELKRKEKKKSKNRELGEEGHDDGSEKQHSRKRRKG is encoded by the coding sequence ATGAAGACCGTCACCGGAAGTGTCGTTTCTTCGAAGCCGATCTCCATCTCGAAAGCGGCGTCCACCCTTTCCTCCTTCCTCTCCGCCGACAATGGCGCTTCAAAAGCCCTCTGTGCCTACCTGAGGCGCGCCTCCGACTCTTTCAACGAGTTAAAGCACCTCCACAAGGAGCTGAAGTCTTCGCCTTCTGTTCGTAAGCACCTGCATCACGGATCTAAAGTTTCAAACGAGTTCGAGGCTGCCATGGACAACGAATATCGGGTCGAAGACGGTGACAAGAAGAATTCTTCAGTCTCCGAGAAGAAGAAGCGGCCAGACAGTAAGTACCGAACTACGGATAAGACGAGTCTTAGAGTTCAATCTGATGACGAGCAGAGTGGGAAAACAGCAATGGAAAACGGTGGGAATGGTAATTTGGAGGATGTATCAGGAAAGAGAAAGGGCGGTGGATTGAAGATTGAAATTGAGGATAAACCAAGCGGAAAAGTTGAGATGGACGTGGAATCAAGTGATGTTGTAGCAgttgagaaaaagagaaaaaaacacaAGAAAAAGAGTGAGGATAGACATGGTGACATTGAAGATGATGGACGTGAATCTGGAGCCAGGCTCAAACATGGTAAATCGCAAAATACTGATAATAATTGCGATAATGCTGAAGCTTCTGGGGAGTTTGTTGAGAACAATGTAGCAAAGGGAAAAAGTAGAAAGAAGCTTGAGGACAAGAGGAGTTTGGGTGATGTGAAGGATCAAGTAAAGAGTGAAGATCAGAGGAGAGGAGACATTAAAGAGGAAAGAAGCACAGATAATGATAATGGTAATGGAACAGATCTTGTGGATCTATTgaccaagaagaaaaagaagaggaagcaaagggaagaagatgatgattttCAAAAGAACAGTGGAGAAGCTATGGTGAAAGAGGAGGTGCCCGTTTTGGATAGCAAAGAGttgaaaaggaaagagaagaaaaagagtaAGAATAGAGAGTTAGGAGAAGAAGGGCATGATGATGGGTCAGAGAAGCAACATAGtaggaagagaagaaaaggaTGA